In the genome of Nocardioides sp. NBC_00368, the window ATCGCCACCACGGTCGGCGCCGCGGCGGGGAACGTCGCACACTCTTTCCTCTACGGCGGGCTCGCCGACATCCGACCGATGCCGCGCACGCTGATCGACGACGGCACCCGGCGCGAGCTCTACCACTACCGTCCGGTGGCCGGTGAGATCCCCGAGGGCGACCCGGTGCTGCTGGTGACGCCGCTGGCCGCGCCCGCGATCTGCTACGACCTGCGGCGCGGCTGCTCGGTCGTCGAGCACCTGGTGGAGACGAACCGGCCGACCTACCTGGTCGAGTACGGCGAGGTGAACTTCGCCGACCGCAGCCTGGGCATCGAGCACTGGATCTCCCACGTCGTGCCCGAGGCGATCCGGTCGGTGTCCGAGCACGCCGGCGGGCGGCCGGTGCACGTGGTCGGCTGGTCCCTGGGCGGGATCTTCACCATGCTCGCCGCGGCCGACTCCCCCGACCTCCCGATCGCCTCGCTCGCAGTGCTCGGCTCGCCCTGCGACGTACGTCAGGTGCCGTTGATCGCGCCCCTGCGGCCGCTGCTCAACCTGCCTCCGGGCAACCTGGTCACCACCGCCTACCAGGCCTTCGGGGGCGCCCCGAAGCCGCTGGTCAGGTGGGCGTTCCAGCTCTCCTCGGTCGACAAGATGTTCACCAAGCCGGTGGCGAAGCTGTCCAACCTGGCCGACCGCGAGTTCCTCGCCCAGCTCGAGGCGGTCGACCGGTTCACCGACAACATCATCGCCTACCCGGGGCGTACGTTCGGGCAGCTCTACCACCACTTCTTCCGCACCAACGCGCTGTTCAGCGGGCAGATCGACCTCAGTGAGGATCACTCCGTCTATCTGCGCGACGTCAAGCAGCCCACCCTCGTCGTCGCGGGCGCCAACGACGGCATCGGTCCGGTCGCCTCCGTGCGGCCGCTGGTCGACCTGCTCACCGGGGCCGACGAGCTCCGCTTCGAGATCGTCCCCGGCGGCCATCTCGGTCTGCTCACCGGCCGCGCCGCCCGCGAGACCACCTGGCCGCTGCTGGATGAGTGGTTCGCTCAGCACGACTGAGCTGATCTGTCGGTGGTCGATGGCAGGCTGTGCGCATGTCGAACCCACCCGTCGAGGCGACCGACGAGCACTTCCGCAACGAGGACTGGTACGCCGCCGACCTCACCGGCGCGCGGTTCGTCGACTGCGTCTTCACCGACGTCGACCTGACCGAGGCGACGACATCGGCGGCGCTCTTCGAGAACTGCGTCTTCCACGGGGGCCGGTTCAACGCCTCGACCCACGCCGGCTCGGCGTTCGTCGGCTGTGAGTTCCGACGGACGAACTTCTTCGACGCGACCTTCGACGGCTGCAAGCTCAGTGGCACCGAGTTCTCCGGCTGCACGCTGCGGCCGCTGAAAGTGACCGGCGGCGTGTGGCGAGGGGTGTCGCTGCGCGGGGCCAACCTCGCCCGGCTCGATCTGTCCGGGCTCGACCTGCGCGACGCCGACCTGTCGCTGGCCGACCTCACCGATGCCGTGCTGCGAGACGCGCAGCTCGGCGGGGCCACGGTCCAGGAGACGACGCTGCACGGCGCCGATCTCCGCGGCGCCGATCTCGACCGCGTCGACCTCACCGCCGCATCGCTGCGCGGCACGAAGCTCGACCTCGCCGGCGCCGTGATGCTCGCCGAGCTGCACGGCGCGGAGGTCGACTCGGCCTGACCGCGAGCGCCGAGACCTCAGCGGTCGGCCGAGGCCTCGCGGACGGCCTTGGCCATCGAGATGCCGGCGGCGATGAGGCCGAGGCCGGTGACGAAGTCGTCGGTGTCGCGTACGTCGTCCTCGATGGCGCCCGCGGCGGCCGCCTGGAGGTGGGTCTGCTCATCCACGGCGTGGCCGTAGACGAAGTGGAGCAGGGTGCGGGCGGCGGTCGGAGCGAGGTCGCCGAGGCCACCGTCGGTCAGCGCCGCGACGAGGTCGTCGTAGGGCTGGGTCGCGCCGAGCCCGAAGGCCCACACGGTGGCGACGACCTCGGCGCCGTCACGGTAGGCCAGCAGCGAGTCGCGCAGGTCGGTGCAGACGCCGGTGACGCGTACGTCCCAGGCTCCCGTCTGCTCGTGACGCCCCCTGAGCAGGATCTCGTCGGCCACCGCGGCCAGCAGGGACTGCTTGTTGGCGAAGTGGTGGTAGAGCGCGCTGGGACGTACGCCGAGCTCGGTGCCGAGGCGGCGCATGGTCAGGTCGGCGAGACCGTAGTCGTCGAGGACCTCCAACGCGCGGGCGACGACGTCCTCACGGCGGTATCGCATGTTGCTCCCCAGGGGCCGGGTGGTGGGACGAAGTGGACGAAGACGTACGTCGACCTTAACCTGAACACCGTTCACCTGACCAAGGTTCAGGTCTGAGTACGCAGGAGCGAGTATGACCGAGTCCCCCACCAGCACGGACAAGACCCCCGCGGCCAAGGCGTCGCGTCTGGACACCACCGACCTCGCGCTGATCGCCGCGTTCGCGGCCCTGATCGCGGTCTGCTCCTACCTCGCGGCCATCCCGATGGGCGGCGCCGGCGTCCCGCTGACGCTGCAGGGTTTCGCGCTGCTGCTGACCGGCGCCCTGCTGGGCCCGCTGCGCGGCACGGCCGCGGTGGTGCTCTACCTGGTCCTCGGCGTCGCCGGCCTCCCGGTCTTCGCCGGCCACGCCTCCGGTCCCGGCGTCTTCGTCGGGGTGACGGGCGGCTACCTGTGGTCGTTCCCGATCATGGTGCTGGCTGTCGGCCTGCTCGTGAAGTACGTCCTGCGCGCCCGCCGCACCAACCCCCTCCTCGTCTTCGCCGCCTGCGTCGTGGGCGTCGTGATCAACCACGTCGGCGGCATCATCGGGATGGCCATCGTGCTCCGCGTCGGTCTGCCCGAGGCCGCGGCGTTCGACGCTCCCTACTGGATCGGCGACTTCATCAAGGCCGCCGTCGCCGCGGTCGTCGCCTCCCAGGTCCACCGCGCCTTCCCGAAGCTGCTCGCCCGACGTGCCTGAGATCCGCTTCGAGGCCGCCGAGATCCGGGTCGAGTCCCCGGATCTCGGCGGCTCACGCACCATCCTGCAGCCGACCACGCTGTCCCTGACCGAGCAGCGCATCGGGATCGTCGGCAGCAACGGCTCGGGCAAGTCGACCCTCGCCCGTCTCATCAACGGGCTGGTGCTGCCGAGCGCCGGGAGCGTCACCGTCGACGGCCTCGACGTGGCCCGGCAGGGCGCTGCGGTGCGCCGCCGCGTCGGGTTCACCTTCACCGATCCCGCCGCCCAGCTGGTGATGCCGACCTGTGTCGAGGACGTCGAGCTGTCGCTGCGCCGGACCGTGAAGGACCGCATACGCCGCAAGCAGGTCGCCCTCGAGACCCTGGCCCGCTTCGGGCTCTCCGAACGCGCCGAGGTCAGCGTGCATGCGCTCTCCGGTGGCCAGCGTCAGCTGCTCGCCCTGGCCGGGGTGCTCGCCACCTCGCCGGACGTGCTGGTCACCGACGAGCCGACCACGCTGCTCGACCTGCGCAACACCCGGATGGTCGGCGACCTGCTCTTCTCGCTGCCGCAGCAGCTGGTCCTCGTCACCCACGACCTCGACCTCGTACGCCGCTGCGACCGCGTCCTCGTCGTCGAGGACGGCCGGGTCTGCTACGACGGCGACGCCGACGCCGCGGTCAAGCACTACGTGAGGACGGTGAGCGAGGGATGAGCATGACGGTCGGGCTCTATCGCCCCGGCGACACCGTGCTCCACCGGCTGCCGGTGGGTGCCAAACTGCTCGGCCTGGCCGTCATCAGCGTCTCGATCGTGGTGCTGCGCGGGCCACTCCTCGCGGTCGGCTTCCTCGCGCTCGCTCTCGTCCTCGCCCTCGTCGGCCGGCTCGACCTGGCCGCCACCGCACGGGCGCTCCGCGCCGTACTCGTCATCGCCGTGTTGGTCGCGCTCCTGCAGTGGTGGCTGTTCACCTTGCCTCGGGCCGTGGAGTCCCTGCTCGACCTGGTCTCCCTCGCCCTGGTCGCGCTCACCCTGACCGTGACCACGCCGACCACCGAGATCCTCGACGCCGTGGTCCGTTGGATCCGCCCGCTGCGCGGCGTCGGGATCGACCCGGATCGCGTCGCCCTCACCATCTCGATGGCGATCCAGGCCCTGCCCGGCACCCTCACCCTCGCCCAGGAGACCCGCGACGCCGCCCGCGCCCGCGGCCTCGGCCGCTCCCCCAGGGCCTACCTCACCCCCTTCGTCATCCGCGTCGTCGCCCGCGCCCACGAGACCGGCGACGCCCTCAAGGCCCGCGGCCTCGGCGACTGACCCTCCCCGGCCGAATCGGTAGTTCTGGCGGCCGAATCTGTAGTTGTGGGTGACGAAAGTCGACTCTCGTCACCCACAACTACAGATTCGGCTTGCCATTTCGGCGGTCTCGGCGAGGGGTTACCAGCCGGGCGGGAGGCGGTGGTCCCAGAGTGCCGCGTCCTCGATCTGGGCCGCGAGGGAGAGCAGGAGGGGCTCCTCGGCGGGGCGGGCGGCGAGCATGACGCCGACCGGGAGACCGGAGGGGGTCCAGTGGAGGGGTAGGGAGATGGCGGGCATGCCGGTGACGTTCCAGGCCGAGGTCCAGGGGGTGAACTCCTTCTGGGCCTGGAAGTCGCGCGCCGGGTCGGCGTCGTCCCGGATCGCGCCGACCTTCGGCGGCGGGGTGGCGAGCGTCGGGGTGAGCACGGCGTCGTAGGGGGCCAGCGCCTCGAGCGCCACCGCCGCGAACCGGCGCAGCTCCGCGATCGCCAGGCCGAACTCCGGTCCGCTGACCGCCTCGCCGCGCTCGGTGAGCCATCGGGTCAAGGGCCGGATCTGAGACCGCTGGTCAGGGGTCAGATTGACCACCGACATGGCGGTCCCGACGGACCAGACCGTCTCGAAGACCGCGACCGCCTCGACCGGCAGTGGCCGCGGGATGTCGATGATCTCGTGGCCCAGCGACTCCAGCAGCGTGGAGGCGTTCTCCCAGGCAGTGACGCACTCGGGGTCGACCGTGGTCGGGGCGATCAGCGGTTCGATGAACCGGGCGATGCGCAGCCGCCCCGGCGGCCGATCGCAGGCGTCCAGGAACGGGAGCTGCTCCTCCGGGGCCCAGAACGGGTCACCCGTACGCCGCCCCGCGAGCACGTCGAGGAAGGCCGCCGCGTCCCGCACCGTCCGGGCGATCGGGCCGGCGGTGGCGAGACCGGCCGCGTCGCCGTACATCGGAGACGGCGAGATCCGCCCGCGGGTCGGCTTCAGGCCGACCAGGCCGCAGCACGAGGCCGGGATCCGGATAGAGCCGCCACCGTCGGAGCCCTGCGCGACCGGCACGAGCCCGGCGGCCACCGCCGCCGCGGCACCTCCGGAGGAACCACCGGCGATCCGCGTACGGTCCCAGGGGGTGACGGCGGGCGGCGCCACGTCCGGTTCGGTGTAGCAGGGCGAGCCGAACTCGGGGGTGTTGGTCTTCCCGAGCGAGATCATCCCGGCCGCCTCGATCGAGAGCGTCACGTTGTCGGAGACGTCGGGGACGAAGTCGGCGAAGGCCGCCGACCCGAAGGTCGTACGCACCCCGCGGGTGAGGTTGAGGTCCTTGATCGCGGTGGGTACGCCCCAGAGCGGTGAGGCGCCGACCGGCTTGACCGCGAGCTCACGGGCACACGTCGAGATCCGCTCCTCGGCCACGGTGACGAAGGCGCCCACGTCGTCGAGCCGGGCGATCCTGTCGAGATAGTGCTCGGCGAGCTCCCCCGGGGAGACCTCGCACCGATGTAGCAGCTCTCCCTGTTCCAGGGCGGTCAGATCATGAAGCTCGGCCACTCCAGCACACTAACGCCACTCGTCCTCGAGCATCGCGTAGTGCACCAATGTCGTCCACTCCCCCTTGAACCACTCGGCCTCCCGCTCGACGGCCTCCTTGCGCATCCCGAGCCGCTCGATCACCCGCGCGGAGGCCTCGTTGCGCTCGTCGACCCGGGCGGTCACCCGGTGCAGGCCGAGCCCGTCGAAGGCCAGGCCCAGCAGCGCCCGGGCGGTCTCGGTGGCGAACCCCTGCCCGTGGAACTCGGGGTTGAAGGCGTAGCCGATCTCTCCCGACCGCTGCTCCTTGCTGTGCCAGAAGAGCACGACGTCGCCGATCAGCCGCCCGCTGTCCCGGTCTTCGACGCCGAGGCAGAGCACCTCACCCTCCCGGCGCAGCACCGAGGGTCGCTTCCACGCCGCATAGGACTCGCGCAGCGCATCGCGGTCCTTCGGCACCGCCGGGATGTAACGGCACACATCCTCCCGAGACAGATAGGCGTGCAGGTCGTCGAGGTCGCGCTCGACGTCGATCGGTCGCAGCAGGAGCCGCTCGGTGGTGATCGGATAGTCCGGCGCCAGCACCGGCTCGCCCAGCTCCTGGAAGACGCTCAGGTGCACGTCGGCGGGCCCGTCGAGGCGTGCGTTGAGCGACTCCCACGGGGTGCGGGTCGGCGGCGCAACCAGCGCGGCGCCACCCTCCACCAGCCGGGAGGTGACGCCCGCGGAGTCCTCGACCTCGAACGCCACGCGTACGTGCCCGGCCACCGGGCGCCCGACCTCGACCTCGTCGATGTAGGCGTGCTGGGCGGGGTTGGCGAGCTCGAGCGTCGCCCGGCCGGCGTCGAGGATCGTCACATGGGCCTCACCCGGGCCGGAGTACGCGGCCTGCTCGGGAAGACCGAGGGTGTCGCGGTAGAACGCCACCGCCTCGTCATAGTCCTTCGCCTCGACCACCAGACGGAGCTGCTTCACGGGTCCACTCATGCCCGCAACGTACGGCCGAACGGCCCATCGTGCACGCGATAAATGACGAAGGTCAGGTCTCCCCCCGGAGAGACCTGACCTCGTGGTGCCGCCTGGACGGTGCTCAGGCGGCTGCGGGCTCGAAGCCCGCGAGCTTCTCGACGGCCTCGCGGAAGCGGGCCTGGGCGTCGGCGTCGGTGAAGACGTCGATCTCGTGGACGGGCTGGGAGACGATGGCGTCCTCGACGACGATGGCGCCACCGATAGCGGCCGAGCGGGCGGCATCGGCGTGGGACCACTTGGCGCCGTAGGGCGTCGGGGCGACGCCGACGACGGAGAGGACCTTGCCCTTGAGCACGCCGGCGGCGTACGGACGGGAGAGCCAGTCGATCGCGTTGTTGATCACGGCGGGCATGGTGCCGTTGTACTCCGGCGTCACGATGAGCACGCGGTCGGCCGCGTCGATCACCTTGCGGAACTGGGTCACGGCCTCGCCCGGGTCGGCCTCGAGGTCCTCGTTGAAGAACGGCAGCTCCGCGAGCCCGTCGACGATCTCCAGCACGACACCCTCAGGCGCCTCGGCGACGAGCTTCTCGGCGAGCTTGCGGTTGATGGAGTCGGCGCGGAGGCTGCCAACGAGTACGGCGATGCGGGTGTCGGTCACGGGTTCTCCTCGTAGAACGCGGAAAGTTCAATGTTGAACTGTCCAACGTCGTCCTCTCGGAGATTCATTCCGTGACAGCGGCCTCCGCGGGTGTGGTCTCGCCCACATGCCGGCGCAGGCCGAAGGTCAGGCCGTCGACCAGCGCCTCCCAGGACGCCTCGATCACGTTCGACCCGACGCCGACCGTCGTCCACGAGGTCACGCCGTCGGAGGTCTCGATCAGTACCCGCGTCTTCGCGTCGGTGCCGTGCCCCTGGTCGAAGATCCGCACCTTGAAGTCGATCAGGTCGAAGTCGGCGACGACCGGGAAGGCACGCGTGATCGCGGCCCGCAGTGCCTGGTCGAGCGCGTTGACGGGACCGTTCCCCTCTCCCGTGGAGACGTGACGTACGCCGTCGGCGTGGATCTTCACGATCGCCTCGGTGGTCGAGGCCGTCTCCGGGCCGCCGCCACGAGCCTCGGAGATGACCCGCCAGGACTCGACGTCGAAGAACGAGGGACGTACGCCGTCGACCTCCTCGATCAGGAGCAGCTCGAAGGAGGCGTCGGCCGCCTCGAAGGTGTAGCCCTGCTCCTCCAGCGCCTTCACCCGGTCGGTCACCCGGGTGACCAGGTCGCGGTCGTCGGAGAGGTCGTAGCCGAGCTCGCGGCCCTTGAGCTCGATCGAGGCCCGCCCGGCCATGTCGGAGACCAGCAGCCGCATGTCGTTGCCGACCCCGGCCGGGTCCATGTGCTGGTAGAGGTCGGGGTCGACCTTGATCGCGGAGGCGTGCAGCCCGGCCTTGTGGGTGAAGGCGGAGGCGCCCACGTAGGGCTGCCGGCCCGCGGGCGGCACGTTGGTCACCTCGGCGACCGCGTGGGCCACCCGGGTCGCCTCGCTCAGGAACCCGGTCGGCAGCACCTCGCGGCCGAGCTTGAGCTGCAGGTTGGCGACGACGGAGACGAGGTCGGCGTTGCCCGTACGCTCCCCGTAGCCGTTGATGCAGCCCTGGACGTGCATCGCGCCGGCATCCACGGCGGCCAGCGAGTTGGCGACGGCGCACCCGGTGTCGTTGTGGCAGTGGATCCCGACCGCTCCATGGGTGTGCTCGCGGACGTCGTGGACGACGTCGGCGACCCAGGACGGAAGCATCCCGCCGTTGGTGTCGCACAGTGCGACCACCTCGGCACCCGCCTCGTAGGCCGTCTTGAGGACCTCCAGCGCGTAGTCGCGGTTGGCCCGGTAGCCGTCGAAGAAGTGCTCGGCGTCGAGGAAGACCTGCTGGCCCTCCTCGCGCAGGTGGGAGACGGTGTCGCGGATCATCGCGAGGTTCTCCTCGAGCGTGGTGCGCAGCGCCAGCTCGACGTGGCGGTCGTGCGACTTCGCGACCAGGGTCACGACGCTCGCTCCGGAGTCCCGGAGAGCCGCCACCTGGGGGTCATCGGCCGCCTTGACCCCGGCCCTTCGGGTCGACCCGAAGGCCGCCAGCCGCGCGTGCTTGAGGTCGAGCTCATCGACGGCTCGGCGGAAGAACTCGGTGTCCTTCGGGTTCGCGCCAGGCCAGCCACCCTCGATGAACCCGACGCCCAGGCCGTCGAGGTGCCGGGCGATCGCGAGCTTGTCGGCGACGCTGAGATTGAGGCCCTCCTGCTGCGCACCGTCGCGCAGAGTGGTGTCGTAGACGTGGAATTCCATGGCTTCTGTGTCCTCGGGGTCGACCTGGGGCTGGGGGCTGGGGCTGGGCAACAAAAAACCCTCTCGGGAACGAGAGGGTGGCGCGTCGGGCAAGGCTCGACGCGCTAGCGAATGATGATGACGTGGTTCGTCATAGCCCTGATACTGCCACGAAATCTTTCTCCGTGGGACGGGCGTCTCACCAGCCGAGGAGCTCGACCCACCACGGCTCGTCGCCGCCGGAGAACTGCGAGCCCTCCTCGGCGAGGGTCTGGATCGGGAAGAGCGCCAGGGTGAGGACCACGGCGAACCCGAGGATCCAGGGCAGCCACCGCGCCGAGATCCGGTGGACCGCGGCGGTCACCGGGTCGCGCAGCCGGTCGCGGCCGGAGCCGGTCCACAGCGCGGTCACGAACGCCAGACCGGCCAGACCCAGGGCCGCCTCGAGGGAGAGCTGGAGGGCGTAGCCGATCAGCACCGCGGCCAACACGAACCCGAAGCCCCACACCCCGACGACGAACGTCTTCGGGAGCGAGCGGAGCAGCCGCCAGGGCGCACCGACCAGCAGCCGGGGCGCGTCGTGCCACTTGCGGCCGCGATACCAGCGCCAGCGGCGCAGGTCACCGGCGGCCAGGGTGGCGGCGCGGATCAGCCAAGCCCCACCGAGCACGGTCAGGAAGCCGACGCTCGGGAACGCGGCGATCACGCCGACGGTGACGGCGAGCAGGCCGAGCCAGATGGCCGCTCGGCGCACCTTCTCCAGCCGGGGGTCGTGTCGCGGGCCCACCGGCAGGGCGACCGGAGTGACCGGCGTGGTGGCCTTCTCCCGCTCGGCCCGGTCGCTCAGCGAGAGCTGCTCGACCGGCTTGTGCACGAACGGCCGGCGCGGCGTACGCAGCCACTCGCGGACCTCGTCCAGCGTCGGGCGGTCGGCGGGGTCGGGTGAGAGCGCCTGGCCGAGCAGCCCGCGCAGCGGCTGCGGCACCCCCTCCAGGTCGTGCTCGCCGCGCCGGGCCCGGTCCATGAGCTTCATCGGGTTGCCCTCGCCGAAGGGTGGGCGGCCGGTCGCTGCGTACGCCACCACGGAGGCCCACGAGTGCACGTCCGAGGCCGGGGTCGCCGGGTCGCCCACCGCGATCTCCGGCGGCAGGTAGCCGGGCGTGCCGATCAGCAGGCCGGTCACGGTGATCTTCGGGTCGTCGGCGACGCGGGCGAGCCCGAAGTCGATCAGGATCGGGGTGCGGCCCTCCATGATGATGTTGGCCGGCTTGATGTCGCGGTGGAGGACGCCGACGGCATGGCAGTCGGCGATGCCCTCGGCCAGGTCGCTGGCCAGCTGCTCGACGTCCTCCCGCGAGAGCGGCCCGTCGTTGATGATCCTGTCGTGCAGCGTCGGGCCCGGGACGTAGCGCGTCGCCAGCCACGGCACCTCGCCCCACGGGTCGGCGCCGACGACGCCCGCCACCCACCGGCTCCGCACCCGCTGCAGCGAGGAGACCTCGCGCGCGAGGCGCTGGCGGCCCTCCTCGTCACCCACGACCTGCGTACGCAGCACCTTCAGCGCCACTCGCTCACCGCTCGTGCGGTGGCCGGCCAGGTGGACCCGCCCCATCCCGCCCTGTCCCAGCAACGAGATCAGGTCGTAGTCACCAACGGTCTCCCGTTGGTTCGCCGGCAGGCGGCGTGGGGCTGTCGTCACCTGACAAACCTTATCGGCCGCGGCCGAGATCCGGCCGAGGCGTCACCCGCGTCGGCCGAGGTGGCACAGTCGTGCCACCTCGGCCGACCGGAGTGACGCTTCGACCTGCGTACCTGACGCCTCGGCTGACGCGACTGACGCCTCGGCCGTCGAGGGTCAGACGATCTTGCGCATCCAGCCGAAGGTGTCCTCGGCCCGGCCGAACTGGATGTCGACGAGCTGCTTGCGGATGGTCTTCCAGACCTCGCCGTCGCCGGCGGAGGCGATGGAGCCGCCGTTGTAGACGAGCTCGCCGACCGGGGTGACGACCGCGGCGGTGCCGCAGGCGAAGACCTCAGTGATCTCGCCGGACTCGACGCCGGACTTCCACTCGTCGATGGCGAACTTGCGCTCCTCGACGGTGTAGCCGAGCTTGCCCGCGAGCTCGATGATGGAGGCGCGGGTGATGCCCTCGAGGATGGTGCCGGTCTCGGGGGTGACGATCCGGCCGTCTGCGTGGACGAAGTAGAGGTTCATGCCGCCGAGCTCCTCGACGTACTTGCCCTCCTGCGCGTCCAGGAACACGACCTGGTCGCAGCCGTTGGCCGAGGCCTCGGCCTGGGCGACCAGCGAGGAGGCGTAGTTGCCGCCGGTCTTGGCCGCGCCCATGCCGCCGCGACCGGCACGGGTGTAGTCCTCGGTGAGCCAGATCCGCACCGGCTTCACGCCGCCCTTGAAGTAGGAGCCGGCGGGCGAGGCGATGACCATGTAGGTGACGTGCTGAGCCGGGCGAACGCCGAGGAACGCCTCCGAGGCGAACATGAACGGCCGCAGGTAGAGGCTCTTCTCGTCGGTCTCGGACGCCTCGGGCACCCACCGCTGATCGACCTTGACGAGGTCGAACACGGTCTGCACGAAGTCCTCGATCTCGAGGACGGGCAGCGCCAGCCGCTCGCTCGAGCGGGCCATCCGGGCGGCGTTCGCCTCGGGCCGGAAGGACCAGATCGAGCCGTCGGCATGCCGGTAGGCCTTCATGCCCTCGAAGATCTCCTGGGCGTAGTGCAGCACGGCTGCCGACGGGTCCAGGCTGATCGGCGCGTACGCCTCGATGCGACCGTTGTGCCAGCCCTGTTCGGGCGTCCACTCGACGGTCAGCATGTGGTCGGTGAAATGGTTGCCGAAGCCTGGGTTCGCCAGGACCTCCGCGAGCTGCTTGTCGGTGGCCGGTTGGGTCGACAATGTGGTGCTGATCTCCATGGGCATGAGATTAGTCCTGTTCTGCGAGAGCTGTGCTAATGCGGGCCGGGTAAGTGATGAGGACAGACGAAGGGCCGGGCGCAGAATCTCTGCGCCCGGCCCCGTCAGGGTTGAGCGTCTAGCTGGTTACGCGCGCGGCGATCGCGTCGCCGACCTCGGAGGTCGTACGCGGCTCGGAGCCGCGCTCGGAGAGGTCGGCGAGCACGGCGGCGTCGATGGTGGCGGCAGCCTCGGGGTGGCCGAG includes:
- a CDS encoding amidase; the protein is MAELHDLTALEQGELLHRCEVSPGELAEHYLDRIARLDDVGAFVTVAEERISTCARELAVKPVGASPLWGVPTAIKDLNLTRGVRTTFGSAAFADFVPDVSDNVTLSIEAAGMISLGKTNTPEFGSPCYTEPDVAPPAVTPWDRTRIAGGSSGGAAAAVAAGLVPVAQGSDGGGSIRIPASCCGLVGLKPTRGRISPSPMYGDAAGLATAGPIARTVRDAAAFLDVLAGRRTGDPFWAPEEQLPFLDACDRPPGRLRIARFIEPLIAPTTVDPECVTAWENASTLLESLGHEIIDIPRPLPVEAVAVFETVWSVGTAMSVVNLTPDQRSQIRPLTRWLTERGEAVSGPEFGLAIAELRRFAAVALEALAPYDAVLTPTLATPPPKVGAIRDDADPARDFQAQKEFTPWTSAWNVTGMPAISLPLHWTPSGLPVGVMLAARPAEEPLLLSLAAQIEDAALWDHRLPPGW
- a CDS encoding alpha/beta fold hydrolase, coding for MAILPRPRHTAASIATTVGAAAGNVAHSFLYGGLADIRPMPRTLIDDGTRRELYHYRPVAGEIPEGDPVLLVTPLAAPAICYDLRRGCSVVEHLVETNRPTYLVEYGEVNFADRSLGIEHWISHVVPEAIRSVSEHAGGRPVHVVGWSLGGIFTMLAAADSPDLPIASLAVLGSPCDVRQVPLIAPLRPLLNLPPGNLVTTAYQAFGGAPKPLVRWAFQLSSVDKMFTKPVAKLSNLADREFLAQLEAVDRFTDNIIAYPGRTFGQLYHHFFRTNALFSGQIDLSEDHSVYLRDVKQPTLVVAGANDGIGPVASVRPLVDLLTGADELRFEIVPGGHLGLLTGRAARETTWPLLDEWFAQHD
- a CDS encoding pentapeptide repeat-containing protein, with translation MSNPPVEATDEHFRNEDWYAADLTGARFVDCVFTDVDLTEATTSAALFENCVFHGGRFNASTHAGSAFVGCEFRRTNFFDATFDGCKLSGTEFSGCTLRPLKVTGGVWRGVSLRGANLARLDLSGLDLRDADLSLADLTDAVLRDAQLGGATVQETTLHGADLRGADLDRVDLTAASLRGTKLDLAGAVMLAELHGAEVDSA
- the cimA gene encoding citramalate synthase; this encodes MEFHVYDTTLRDGAQQEGLNLSVADKLAIARHLDGLGVGFIEGGWPGANPKDTEFFRRAVDELDLKHARLAAFGSTRRAGVKAADDPQVAALRDSGASVVTLVAKSHDRHVELALRTTLEENLAMIRDTVSHLREEGQQVFLDAEHFFDGYRANRDYALEVLKTAYEAGAEVVALCDTNGGMLPSWVADVVHDVREHTHGAVGIHCHNDTGCAVANSLAAVDAGAMHVQGCINGYGERTGNADLVSVVANLQLKLGREVLPTGFLSEATRVAHAVAEVTNVPPAGRQPYVGASAFTHKAGLHASAIKVDPDLYQHMDPAGVGNDMRLLVSDMAGRASIELKGRELGYDLSDDRDLVTRVTDRVKALEEQGYTFEAADASFELLLIEEVDGVRPSFFDVESWRVISEARGGGPETASTTEAIVKIHADGVRHVSTGEGNGPVNALDQALRAAITRAFPVVADFDLIDFKVRIFDQGHGTDAKTRVLIETSDGVTSWTTVGVGSNVIEASWEALVDGLTFGLRRHVGETTPAEAAVTE
- a CDS encoding CbiQ family ECF transporter T component → MSMTVGLYRPGDTVLHRLPVGAKLLGLAVISVSIVVLRGPLLAVGFLALALVLALVGRLDLAATARALRAVLVIAVLVALLQWWLFTLPRAVESLLDLVSLALVALTLTVTTPTTEILDAVVRWIRPLRGVGIDPDRVALTISMAIQALPGTLTLAQETRDAARARGLGRSPRAYLTPFVIRVVARAHETGDALKARGLGD
- a CDS encoding TetR/AcrR family transcriptional regulator C-terminal domain-containing protein, yielding MRYRREDVVARALEVLDDYGLADLTMRRLGTELGVRPSALYHHFANKQSLLAAVADEILLRGRHEQTGAWDVRVTGVCTDLRDSLLAYRDGAEVVATVWAFGLGATQPYDDLVAALTDGGLGDLAPTAARTLLHFVYGHAVDEQTHLQAAAAGAIEDDVRDTDDFVTGLGLIAAGISMAKAVREASADR
- a CDS encoding NAD(P)H-dependent oxidoreductase, with the translated sequence MTDTRIAVLVGSLRADSINRKLAEKLVAEAPEGVVLEIVDGLAELPFFNEDLEADPGEAVTQFRKVIDAADRVLIVTPEYNGTMPAVINNAIDWLSRPYAAGVLKGKVLSVVGVAPTPYGAKWSHADAARSAAIGGAIVVEDAIVSQPVHEIDVFTDADAQARFREAVEKLAGFEPAAA
- a CDS encoding energy-coupling factor ABC transporter ATP-binding protein yields the protein MPEIRFEAAEIRVESPDLGGSRTILQPTTLSLTEQRIGIVGSNGSGKSTLARLINGLVLPSAGSVTVDGLDVARQGAAVRRRVGFTFTDPAAQLVMPTCVEDVELSLRRTVKDRIRRKQVALETLARFGLSERAEVSVHALSGGQRQLLALAGVLATSPDVLVTDEPTTLLDLRNTRMVGDLLFSLPQQLVLVTHDLDLVRRCDRVLVVEDGRVCYDGDADAAVKHYVRTVSEG
- a CDS encoding GNAT family N-acetyltransferase, giving the protein MSGPVKQLRLVVEAKDYDEAVAFYRDTLGLPEQAAYSGPGEAHVTILDAGRATLELANPAQHAYIDEVEVGRPVAGHVRVAFEVEDSAGVTSRLVEGGAALVAPPTRTPWESLNARLDGPADVHLSVFQELGEPVLAPDYPITTERLLLRPIDVERDLDDLHAYLSREDVCRYIPAVPKDRDALRESYAAWKRPSVLRREGEVLCLGVEDRDSGRLIGDVVLFWHSKEQRSGEIGYAFNPEFHGQGFATETARALLGLAFDGLGLHRVTARVDERNEASARVIERLGMRKEAVEREAEWFKGEWTTLVHYAMLEDEWR
- a CDS encoding biotin transporter BioY is translated as MTESPTSTDKTPAAKASRLDTTDLALIAAFAALIAVCSYLAAIPMGGAGVPLTLQGFALLLTGALLGPLRGTAAVVLYLVLGVAGLPVFAGHASGPGVFVGVTGGYLWSFPIMVLAVGLLVKYVLRARRTNPLLVFAACVVGVVINHVGGIIGMAIVLRVGLPEAAAFDAPYWIGDFIKAAVAAVVASQVHRAFPKLLARRA